GAGTTGCAGCTGTTGTTGTCACCTAATACAAGAATACCCACTTCATCGAATCCTTTGAGTTTATGTCGAACTCCTTAAAAACCATCCAAAAAGTTGCCAAATTTATACTCCATCCTTTGACTGTTTCTGTGTCTCAATCTTTAAAATGTCAGTTCATGAAATGTCCCACCTGGATTTAGAGCAAGGGACACACCACTGCTCTGTTGCTGGAAGTGATATCAGTTCTTTTTCTGATGCAGAAAATGGGTCTTGCTACTCTCAGTTCTATTCAACCACTGCTGGGTCTTATGATGATTACAGTTTCGCTTGTGTCTCTGAACCTGAGGGCATAGACGGTGTGGTTTTGGATTCTAGGAGGGTGTCTTCAGTGTCTGATTGTTCAGTGGAGGTGGAGATTGAGAATAGGGTACCTGAAATAAAGGTGCATTTGAGTAAAGTGGAGAGAGATTGTAGGATTTGCCATCTGGGTTTGGAGAGTAATAGTCATGAATCAGGCGTTCCTATTGAATTGGGTTGCTCTTGTAAGAATGATTTAGCTGCTGCTCATAAACAGTGTGCAGAAGCCTGGTTCAGGATTAGGGGAAACAAGTAAGTA
The Populus nigra chromosome 3, ddPopNigr1.1, whole genome shotgun sequence genome window above contains:
- the LOC133689079 gene encoding uncharacterized protein LOC133689079, producing MSVHEMSHLDLEQGTHHCSVAGSDISSFSDAENGSCYSQFYSTTAGSYDDYSFACVSEPEGIDGVVLDSRRVSSVSDCSVEVEIENRVPEIKVHLSKVERDCRICHLGLESNSHESGVPIELGCSCKNDLAAAHKQCAEAWFRIRGNKTCEICHSTARNVVLASDIESIEHLNETNNGMDTATTAVSASIPTAETRSFWQGHRFLNFLLACVVFAFVLSWLFHFNVPSS